A stretch of DNA from Ctenopharyngodon idella isolate HZGC_01 chromosome 6, HZGC01, whole genome shotgun sequence:
CTGGGAGTCCTTCCAGTGGATATGAACTATGAGGTGAAGCCTTGTTGTATCATCAATGACATTTCTAAGAACTCAAAGCtgagagaaaacaaaaacacaacaacaagaAAGTAGAACAAGTAGAACCGAACAGAACTGGTATTAGATGGTTTCCTAAAGAGTTCACCTCTCATCCTCACCTCTCATCGAAAACAAACTCACATGTACACAGACCTTGGTCCACAGATCAATGCTCTTTAAAAGGACTCTCTTCAAAGGATCCACACTGGAAAACAAACCCTGAATGATAAACATGCTCCCTCCCAAAAATACATGTCATCTGAAAGTTCTAGAATGTTACGTGGgcttatttgaattaatttaaaggaaTCTTAAAGTGTTATCAATTATCAGTTTCGATATAGATAGGATTTTGGGGGTTTGTGTCCTGATTACAATgttcaaatacaaaaacactgGGGAAATATGTGTGAATTTGTAAGTGCATAACAACAAGTCAAGACAAGAGGTTTGTTACAGATCCCAAGAGACAGACTCAGAACCCAAGAGAAACGGAGTTGTCTAAACTATAGATGGGAACATCAGGAAGAAAAACTGCCAAATTATTTTGCATGTCAAGGGAAATCAATCATTCCAAATGTATAAACCTTTATGGGAATTTCAGGAACAGGCATAAGTTGATGttaccgatcaggcataacattatgagcactctcttcatcacagcatcTGTTAGtaggtgggatatattaggcagcaagtgaacattttcccccggtttcacagatgaggcttaagctagtcctagactaaaatgtatgtttgagctgtttcaactgaaagcaacttgcaacTGACATATCTTACAATATGCCAGTGTtactgttttgtctcaagatgcacaccagtaatgtttttttttctagggtacattTATAAGAGCTACTTAAATaacctaattgaactaaggcctaatcctggcttagtctaagccctgtctgtgaaaccggacctatgtcctcaaagttgatgtgttagaagcaggaaaaatgggtaAGCATAAgcatttgagcgagtttgacaagggccaaattgtgatggctagacgactgggtcagagcatctccaaaactgcagctcttgtggggtgttcccggtctgcagtggtcagtatctatcaaaagtggtccaagatAGGAACAGTGGAGAACcagtgacagggtcatgggtggccaaggctcattgatgcattaatggggagcgaaggctggcccgtgtggtctgatccaacagacgagctactgtagctcaaattgctcaagaagttaatgctggttttgatagaaaggtgtcagaatacacagtgcatattgcgtatggggctacatagccgcagaccagtcagagtgcccatgctgacccctgaccaccgccgaaagcgccaacagtgggcacgtggagcatcagaactggaccacggagcaatggaagaaggtggcctggtctgatgaatcatgttttcttttacatcacgtggatggccgggtgcgtgtgtgtcgcttacctggggaacacatggcaccaggatacactatgggaagaaggcaggcggaggcagtgtgatgctttgggcaatgttctgctgggaaaccttgggtcctgccatccatgtggatgttactttgatacgtaccacctacctaagcattgttgaaGACGTACTCCCTTTCatgaaacggtattccctggtggctgtggcctctttcagcaggataatgcgccctgccacaaagcaaaaatggttcaggaatggtttgaggagcacaacaacgagtttgaggtgttgacttgacctccaaatccccagatctcaatcaaatcgagcatctgtgggatgtgctgaacaagcAAGTGGAGgcatccatggaggctccacctcgcaactcacaggacttaaaggatctgctgctaacatcttggtgccagataccacagcacaccttcaggggtctagtggagtccatgcctcgacgggtcagggctgttttggcagcaaaagggggaccaacacaatatcaggaaggtggtcataatgttatgcctgatcggagtgtatattatatatatatatatatatatatataataaaatagccAGAGGCACAAATTTGAACAAATGTGATTCTATAATGAATCATAAAAGCAggcacacaaatgcacacacataacAAACACTAGCAACAGTAGAATCAACTGTGACTAAGCTCTGAATCACACAGACAGATACTGAACTCTTTGATTCAGCGAGGGTCACGCTGATGACAAGAGATGAGAGACCAAAAACAAGTAGAGTGACTCAGGCAAAAGACTGTTGTGTGCCGCTGCCACGACCCCTCTCAACAGAGCATGAGTGTTATTGTACCGGCTCTGAAGGGCAAACAGCACAGACACACTCCACTCCACGCCAATTCTCTGCACGAGACCAGACGAGATGAGGACAGACCACAGGGCAAAGTCCAAAACTGCTGCATTGAACTGCTTGGGAACATGGATTAAATCGTAAATGCATTTGCTTTGACTGTGAGAGTAACTTAATCTCAAATACAAGTAATATATGTTATAAAATTCATCATGAACACATCTGTGTCACCTTTTAGAAccatttagattttttgttgaaaattatAACATCATTTCCATGACAATTAAGCATAAGTAATTACGCTTATACAGTAAAATGAGAATGTATGTACTTTAATAGTACAAAAAAGGGCTGAATTAGTACTTGCACGTGTTCTTCATAAGATTCACCCAAGAATAAATTGATTCATCTTGAACATTGTTATTGAtgttgcatcacatttctttgttaaaatcattcaaaaccaaaattacattttgaatgtgagATTTTCAATGTGTACTTGAATTATATTTCTAAGAGGACACTGCTGACCTCTAGTGCTTGACATGGTCATTGCATCTCTTTTCAGATCTCAATAAGTAACCAACCAAATTTAGATCAGAGTCAAGTCCACTAAAAAGTAAAAGAagtaaaaagtgaaagtgacatgtgaaggccaagtagtCGGAATTTGTcctttgcatttaacccatcaaGTTAAtgcacacattaggagtagtgaacagacacaaacatacacggagcagtgggcagcaaTTTTTGCTGTGATGCctggggagcgattgggggcacctcagtcatttactgctggtattgagaatcgaacccacaaccttctggttaccagtctgactctaaCCATTAAGCCACAACTAAACTAAACTTTTAAGTGAGTTTTGAGAGTTTTATATTACAGAAAATAAGATATTACAGAAAAAtcttaaaggtgacctattaagatgtaatataagtctacaGACTGCAAGCGTTTGAGTTAAAAACGAAAACAACGACATGCctctggtctccgtgaatacagtaagaaataATAGTAACTTtgaccacatttaacagtacatttgCAACTTGCTAACGAACACATTAAGAAagaatttgcaaacatcacgAAATATATCTGaaattggatcatgaacagCTGGTACtgatccatctttgagaatcaactTTGTGTTTTACTGACCTTTTGCAAAGTAGTCTGGTGTGAAATGACTTGCATATACTTGCATATGAATTTATCTGGACACattcccttcataaataaaattacaccactgcgttcttagtggctcagatgccgGGAGTTTATGGAGCCGGTTTAACAGTTTATAGTTGTTAacagatcagtgataatgtttacatagctgagaCATATCACAAACTAAGGGATGTCGTTCTTGAGTGCTGCAGTCCTGAAGAGTTTTGCTCCTTTCTTCAcgtagctttagtaatcctgaagacattcaagtgtgtttgatcagggttgtagctaaacCGTGCAGGACCAGTGTTATTGGTACACCGTTGTCgcttcgaaaacaaaatggcggcaccgtgggtggaaacatacagattaaggggcggtaatattataataaggtccccttcctacgtcacaaggggagcgaaatctgaacggctcgttttttcacatgcttgcagagaaaggcttaccaaaacaaagttactgggttgtcctttttcatgttttctggattggtagatgcaccagggacccgattatagcgcttaaacatggaaaaaagtcagattttcatgatatgtcccctttaaaatcaaGATATGCTTGCTAAAATAGGAAAATGTACATTCGGACAGACCCGAAACACCTCAAACAAGAGTGATTGATTGTAACTGCTGTTCCTCCATCACGACTGTCCTCTAGTCTCAAACACAGAGGCTGCTGGATCCAGTGAAGGTACGAGGTCAAAGGTTGCTCCTCCAGACACCTTCACCCACCACCAAACCTCTCTGTTCAGAGCCATTCTCCTCGCTTTCTCCCTGCTCACCATCCACTCCCTCAGTAACTGCATGTTCCACAGCACAAAGTGGCAGGATGGTAAACAAAGCAGACAAACTCCCAGAATGCAAAGTGTTGCCACTAGGGGGCGCCCACTGAAATCAAGAATGCTGTAGATGTAGGGTTGACCAAACAGATTGGTGCAGCCCAATAGCCAATAAACAACAGCAAATATGACATAAAGGACTCCTGCCAGCACAGCGTAGAAGAAGTGGGCGAGATGAACGGGTGTGGAGGACAGCAGCAGATCCACGGCCGTCTGGATGCTGTTGATGACATGGATGTTGATGTTGAAGGCTGTGAGGGAGTGCTGGTCAGAGGGGTGGATTATGGTCCAGTAGAGAAAGGAGACGGTTAATGAACAACAGCCCACCACAGAATGTAGGAACCACTGCAGACAGAGAGCAGCGGTGAGAGCGACGGGAGGAGAGAGGAGGGTGTCACACTCAGTACTGGCCCCTAGAGGAGGAAAGGACTCCATGAAACACATgtattcacattttttaattaaaattatttttagtatttttatttaacaaggacacattgatcaaaattgacagtaaagacatttataatgtcacaaaaaaaattctatttcaaacaaatgcagttgttttgaactttttatttatcaaaaaatcctcacagtttccacaaaaaaataaagcagcacaacttatTCAATAatgtttgagcagcaaatcagcatataagaatgatttctgaaggatcatgtgacactgaagactggagtaatgatgctgaaaattcagctttgatcacaggaataaattacattttaaaatatattcaaatagaaaacagtgattttaaattgtaataatatttcacaatattcctgtttttactgtacagccttggtgagcagaagagacttctttcaaaaactttacaAAGTCGATGCAAAGTGGCTCAAAACTGACAATattttttgggggaaaaaaaagagcatttgAGCTCTTTGATGTTCGATTGATTGATGTTTTAATCAATCAAAAGAAtgatctattttttattttttatcaatgcatttttatatttgcaagaaataatatttatatatttaattaaaatgttttctttttttgagaaaatattTAATGGCAGTAAGCTGAAAATTATACAGCTGAATTCATAAACACTTCTTTGCTggaaaatgcaatgcaaaacatGATGGGTTTgtagtttaatacatttgtttgtttggacatttatattgtatattcatTTTCCTGTTTCCTGTGATATGTTGTAGTCCTTCTGTTCTGTCCTTGGTTTCCTTGATTGTATCTCCGGATGTTTCTTGTTTTCCTTGTTATCTTATAGCTTCCCTGTGTGTACTATATATAACCCAGTGatttaggggccgtttacacaacaccgttttcaactaaaaatggaaaactttgtATGCGTTTTGGCCTTCCATTtggggtacgtttacacaacaatttGCTTAAAACAGAAGtatttcctttgagttttccacGTACAGATGACActattgtcaaaacgatccccattcataaGAATCCGTGAAAAtggctaaaaacgctgtattctgaaaacgcaaacttttgagaacgggtttcaaagtgcaagtttttgaaaacgataccgttagcatgcataatacagcatttttaattgttttcgcggatctgtgtgaacggggataaTTTTGACAACATTTCCGTCTGTACGCGAAAAACCCTAAGTAAAaccttttatgtttttagtacatcgttgtcctgtaaacgtacccttagaaAGACAACAACTGActgagggtatgtttacacgacaacgatgtactaaaaatggaaaagtttttcttttgcgtTTATTGCGTACAGGCGATAACCCTTTCAAAGTCAATCCCCGTACACACGGATCTGCAAAAATGACTATaacactgtattctgctgccaggccagtagttggcgatgtcactttgtaaagaaacactacgcacctatagactgaacacgtaatacgcatgcgcatgtgttttttgtagtttacatggagactataatggtattgttttcaaaaacttgacctttgaaacctgttttcaaaagttagcATGTAAataaacggccaaaacgcataaaaagttttccgtttttgttaaaaaaacgtGTATTGTGAACAGCACCTAAGGCTGGTATGTTGGTGCTCATAGTTCTGTTTctagcatttttgttttgtagtttttgCGTAATTTGTATTCTCATATTACTTTAATAAACTTTCTGCACTTGAATCCAACTCTCCCTCACCTCAGTTCACCTGTGTAACAGCTTTCAAGGCTCACGTTATTAAAGTTAAGCCCTATTAATGTAGTGACATTCAGATATGTTTAGATACTTCATGGGGTCACCGTGTCTTTCTCAGATCAATTGGTCAATGATGCATTGATTGCACAACATTACCTCTTTTCTTTCTGTGCGAAGAGCATCTGACCTCCAAGAAAGCCCAGGCCAGATTACTGAGAGAAACCAGATAGTAGATCACCATGAGACAGTACGAGATATGGCTAAGAAAAATGAGGAATTTAGGTGTGTTGAAGAGAAGAGCCGTGTAGATCAACCAGCTGACGGTGTAGACCAGCATAAAACATCTGTACAGAAGCCACAACAATGGAGGAATATCCCACTGGAAACAAGAGACAAGCTATTTCAACTTCACATTTCAGTCCTCATTATAAtggattttttgaaattgacatTTAATACACACATGCATTCAATGTCCCTAGCATCATTTCCAAACAAATGATAACAATGAAACTAGTAGCATAGCTGATTGATCATATAACTTGGTTTCTAACTCTAGGCCAGACATTTACGATCATTAGCTGATCCAAGCTAGTCTAGAAGGCTGGTAGACCGCATTGGATCAGCAACAAACCATCTACCATGTTGCAAAACCTTTGGCCAGGGTTTACACACTAAAGAATATGAACTAATTTTGACTTCATCCACACAGATTGTTGGGTCAGTGCTCAAACTCACCCGTGGCTGAAGCAAAAGCTCTGGTTCAGAAGGGAGAAGGTGGAGTTTGTGAACTCTGAACTCCTCCCTCCAGAAGTGTGTCCAACTAGCACCCATGACTGTTACCAATAACCAAAAACATATACTTGGAAGTCAGTTCACATTTGTTTAGAATACAAAAACTTTCCTAAGTGACTCTTTGCACATTCTGTCTGCATTAACTTTCACTTCAAATACGAACCAGTCTTTCTGGTTTGAAGTAATGCATGTAATTAGCAAACAATTCAGACCTGCCCTGTTAAACAATAGGCATACTACAATAAAGTTGCATGCAACTCATACTAAAGAATAAATACCGTTTCTGACTAACCTTCGCAAGAAAGGATCCACTGTCAACTGCCGCATTCACCAGAAACACGTGTAAATCCAAGACTGGAAATGTCTCCTACACCTTGATATTCAGATACATCACGTGTCCATAGCAGCGGGACAGACACTGCACTGCTTGTCTGGGAAACTTTCTAATGAAATAACTGGAGCTGCAAACCGTAATAGTGAACATGTGAAT
This window harbors:
- the LOC127514460 gene encoding protein rolling stone: MLVYTVSWLIYTALLFNTPKFLIFLSHISYCLMVIYYLVSLSNLAWAFLEVRCSSHRKKRGASTECDTLLSPPVALTAALCLQWFLHSVVGCCSLTVSFLYWTIIHPSDQHSLTAFNINIHVINSIQTAVDLLLSSTPVHLAHFFYAVLAGVLYVIFAVVYWLLGCTNLFGQPYIYSILDFSGRPLVATLCILGVCLLCLPSCHFVLWNMQLLREWMVSREKARRMALNREVWWWVKVSGGATFDLVPSLDPAASVFETRGQS